From a single Plasmodium yoelii strain 17X genome assembly, chromosome: 9 genomic region:
- a CDS encoding PIR protein — translation MDAKVCEKFDNVWEFFPDELGTNGEYEFKEKNFLDSYCYNGECSSDFGKINAGFFYLLNQFFESSGLSYNVQNNTNVVEYIILWLSYMLNLKSTQDDSITNLNNFYKVNVDKHKKYNSFIDPINKKKELMNISKDKVSKLYKLFKILCEMYTKIDEDNKNCNKYLNDDNQFDKIYKELNNDSSYSQLLTTLSTDYNKLKEKCKNISSSQPKGTEHILVQSSVDISSSSSIGNKLISVLSIFGAIGFLLGISYKYSLFGFRKRFQKQKLREKIKNIKKKMNQ, via the exons atggatgccaaagtg TGTGAAAAGTTCGATAATGTATGGGAGTTTTTTCCCGATGAATTGGGCACCAACGGAGAATATgaatttaaagaaaaaaatttctTAGATAGTTATTGTTATAATGGCGAATGTAGTAGTGATTTCGGAAAAATTAATGCcggatttttttatttgcttaATCAATTCTTTGAGAGTTCTGGGTTATCGTATAATGTGCAAAATAATACGAATGTTGttgaatatattattctatggttaagttatatgttaaacctaaagAGTACTCAAGATGATAGCATTACCAatctaaataatttttataaagtaAATGTAGATAAACacaaaaagtataatagttTCATTGAtcctataaataaaaaaaaagaattgaTGAATATTTCTAAAGATAAAGTGTCTAAACTTTATaagttatttaaaattttatgtgAAATGTATACTAAAATTGATGAAGACAATAAAAATTGCAATAAATATTTGAACGATGATAATcaatttgataaaatatataaagaactTAATAATGATAGTTCCTATAGTCAACTATTGACTACtttatcaactgattataataaattaaaagagaaatgtaaaaatatttcgTCCTCTCAACCGAAAGGAACAGAACACATTCTTGTACAAAGTTCTGTAGATatatcatcaagttcgtcgataggaaacaaattaatttcagttttatcgatatttggtgcaataggaTTTCTTttgggaatttcttataag